A single genomic interval of Clostridium facile harbors:
- a CDS encoding helix-turn-helix transcriptional regulator: MSDLARSYTNRLSHVPMHRNNLPITSLLSYINVHYQTITLEKLAEHFHYSSRSISDFILKETGRTFRETLQNYRLVHACQYLSKTDISLNDLPELVGYSQRSTFERAFKEYFHCTPAQYRKNHQSYG, translated from the coding sequence TTGTCTGATTTGGCACGTAGCTATACCAACCGGTTATCCCACGTGCCAATGCACCGGAATAACTTACCGATTACTTCCTTGCTTTCCTATATTAATGTCCACTATCAAACAATTACATTAGAAAAACTGGCAGAACATTTTCACTATTCTTCACGTTCAATCAGCGACTTTATTTTAAAGGAAACGGGTAGAACATTTCGGGAAACCTTGCAAAATTATCGTCTCGTCCATGCATGTCAGTATCTTTCCAAAACGGATATTTCACTGAATGATCTGCCAGAATTAGTTGGATATTCCCAAAGAAGTACTTTTGAGCGGGCGTTTAAAGAATATTTCCATTGTACGCCAGCACAGTATCGGAAAAACCACCAATCATACGGATAA
- a CDS encoding AraC family transcriptional regulator has protein sequence MVHQHEFFELFYVYSGKCISTIDEVPVEFHQGDIGLYSPKAIHSMRTPDDGDVVINILIRKKLFEQTFLSMVDNNDLITGFFMDALYNPNSNQKHVVFKKEQTTIAPMIVIQMLYEYKKNDSFSQDILASYFSCLLSDLARSYTHKLSRTIMRRNNIDISILLTYINVHYQTITLEKLAEHFHYSSRSISDFILKETGRTFRETLQNYRLVHACQYLSKTDISLNDLPELVGYSQRSTFERAFKEYFHCTPAQYRKNHQSYG, from the coding sequence ATGGTTCATCAACATGAATTTTTTGAGCTATTTTATGTTTATTCTGGAAAATGCATTAGTACAATTGATGAAGTACCAGTGGAATTCCACCAAGGAGATATTGGTCTTTATTCTCCAAAGGCCATCCACAGTATGAGAACACCGGATGATGGAGATGTAGTCATCAATATTTTAATCCGGAAAAAATTATTTGAACAAACCTTTTTGAGTATGGTGGATAATAATGATTTAATTACTGGGTTCTTCATGGATGCCTTGTATAACCCAAATAGTAACCAGAAACACGTTGTTTTTAAAAAAGAACAGACTACCATTGCCCCAATGATTGTTATACAAATGTTGTATGAATACAAAAAGAATGATAGTTTTAGCCAGGATATATTGGCATCTTATTTTAGTTGCCTATTATCTGACCTGGCAAGAAGTTATACACATAAATTATCTCGTACCATAATGCGCCGAAACAATATTGATATTTCTATTCTGCTTACTTATATTAATGTCCACTATCAAACAATTACATTAGAAAAACTGGCAGAACATTTTCACTATTCTTCACGTTCAATCAGCGACTTTATTTTAAAGGAAACGGGTAGAACATTTCGGGAAACCTTGCAAAATTATCGTCTCGTCCATGCATGTCAGTATCTTTCCAAAACGGATATTTCACTGAATGATCTGCCAGAATTAGTTGGATATTCCCAAAGAAGTACTTTTGAGCGGGCGTTTAAAGAATATTTCCATTGTACGCCAGCACAGTATCGGAAAAACCACCAATCATACGGATAA
- a CDS encoding family 78 glycoside hydrolase catalytic domain: MNSKFVKKLAACIVASCLMATVAVPTVANAAGANYSVALTSIVDTTTNYRENPIGIDTDSLRFGWRMESNLIGQQQAAYEINLYKASDSSKAIWTTGKVDDGVSTGILYNGEPLDAATGYNWVVTVWDEQGKTYVSDPAYFETGVTNEQDWNAAEFIQLPVSSAAPIFRTEQTVDGTVDSARLYITAIGVYEAYINGEQVGKINKDGTTTYHHMNPGYGNGTTTIGYETYDVTSYLNDDAPFALSILAGTGWNDGKGDGAMGSTSGQPAVKAMMVINYTDKDGNQQQKKIVTNTEDWKGTLDGPITVNGVFYGEDYDARKEAALGDYKNVGYDDSNWLSSGSKEQTDSHILTNTFAPVTTKHLRLSVSETGPATSNDKENRLQIMELEALDTTGNNVVKGKLAIVSSNQEVGDQWNVANMTDGDDGTKTDYGYTSAILGTEGLESFHSDPPLTVDFTFDQPTELASLKLYCRTGIASVTNGVCPNYAKVYSIQVSDDGQSWKDVVTDYDAGRVENSFLQTTGITTTEYPGQIVASRGDSGQIVDAFEHQPISATLYTGEAAESQYEGGEIAVDNYYAYQLSEDELYQNGFVQVPEGQPIFENGITLKKGQTMIVNIGQNMTAIPEISFQSVPGATVSMKFAEMLNDGSSVGNGAFQANGPKGSLYTKSLRSARSEAHYTFATNAIETYQTKMSFFGYQYVQITATEDVTIYSMRSRALSSVSEQTGHITTNNEDVNRLFLNALYGQLSNYFTIPTDCPQRDERKGWTGDAQVFAQTGIYNFDAASFMIGYQDMLSELTMKQGYPGAVTSQWEWFNHWASGWSDIQVIYPWILYQQTGDRSILETNWEEMNHYMDWLKNNERAAYQAPAIQRNGFGDWLAFQGTGYEVIADYYYGYVTQLMEQMAGILGDAEKQSYYSERFENLKQTFLNTHVSFNDEPQLDPTIFEQPTTDNPGTSNIITNTFNETTAKYVRFTVSRTGPGTSDDNEYRLQMMELNVSKDGGENYALGKSVEASNTFDWGTSWGNAYLTDGNTETGYSSVNNGGNTLTGNPITVTVDLGQEQTFNQIGITCRNYDKSMETGVCVNYPKDYTIEVSSNGTDWTTIGRFATDNKPADKLVIKSGTGSPVMQNKGGKYEDNSQTALLWMLKLGYYTDDEMKNEAIRLLVKNIKNEDPDPSSIRAKYGENTLSVGFLGSNVITPVLTDIGYSDVSYDLLLNDSMPSWLFEVKAGATTIWERWNSYDPENGFGDQEMNSFNHFSYGSVAEWMYQYMVGIDSDIENPGFKHIILQPTLDTGEKYNDQNRINTVNGSYDSYYGLIESNWTSDQNQLSTYHAVIPANTTSTLYLPVSADKMEGFTAIPGVTFVGMTEHNGIEVAQFELVSGGYDFAVQNGKVVASIADGYVTEDAEPSDTDKTILDAVITYAENAKASGEYDNAIESVQKSFDKALKEAKTIAADHNATQETINQAWKTLLNEIHKLGFVAGDKTTLASLIEAANGINTELDRYVETGKAEFTVALEAAQAVYQDGDAMQTEVNEAADNLLKAMLNLRYKADKSILEEVLAEANKIDANAYTEESYAVLQTAIAEANEVMANENASQEEVNTAVANVQAAMDGLVAVEGGTTETPSTKPTEEGVQTGQETTTTKANAAKTGDFAPIAGIATIAIAGMTLILSRKKK; encoded by the coding sequence TTGAACTCAAAATTTGTAAAAAAGTTGGCGGCATGCATTGTTGCATCCTGTTTAATGGCAACGGTTGCGGTACCAACTGTTGCAAACGCAGCAGGTGCCAACTACAGTGTTGCGCTAACCAGCATTGTGGATACTACCACCAACTACCGTGAAAATCCAATTGGGATTGATACGGATTCCCTGCGTTTTGGCTGGAGAATGGAATCCAACCTGATTGGTCAGCAACAGGCTGCATATGAAATCAACCTTTATAAAGCTAGTGATAGCTCCAAAGCAATTTGGACAACCGGTAAAGTAGACGATGGCGTTTCTACTGGGATTCTCTATAACGGAGAACCGTTAGATGCCGCTACAGGCTACAATTGGGTGGTAACTGTTTGGGACGAACAAGGTAAAACATATGTTTCTGACCCAGCTTATTTTGAAACAGGTGTTACCAATGAACAGGATTGGAATGCCGCAGAGTTTATCCAACTTCCAGTAAGTTCCGCAGCACCTATTTTTCGCACAGAGCAAACAGTGGATGGTACTGTAGACTCCGCCCGTTTGTATATTACTGCGATTGGTGTGTATGAAGCATACATCAATGGAGAACAAGTAGGGAAAATAAATAAAGATGGAACCACTACATACCACCATATGAACCCTGGTTATGGAAATGGGACTACCACGATTGGATATGAAACCTATGATGTTACCTCGTATTTAAACGATGATGCTCCATTCGCACTTTCTATTTTGGCTGGCACTGGTTGGAACGATGGAAAAGGCGATGGCGCTATGGGAAGCACTTCTGGACAGCCAGCAGTAAAAGCCATGATGGTAATCAATTATACCGATAAAGATGGCAACCAGCAACAGAAAAAAATTGTTACCAATACAGAGGATTGGAAAGGGACATTGGATGGCCCGATTACTGTAAACGGCGTTTTTTATGGGGAAGATTATGACGCTCGTAAAGAAGCAGCTTTAGGAGATTATAAAAATGTGGGTTACGATGATAGTAACTGGCTTTCTTCCGGTTCTAAAGAACAGACAGATAGCCATATTCTCACGAATACATTTGCTCCTGTAACTACCAAACACCTCCGCCTTTCAGTTTCAGAAACCGGCCCAGCAACCAGCAACGATAAAGAAAACCGTTTGCAGATTATGGAACTGGAAGCCCTGGATACTACAGGCAACAATGTTGTAAAAGGCAAGCTTGCAATAGTGAGCAGCAACCAGGAAGTAGGGGATCAATGGAATGTCGCCAATATGACAGATGGTGACGATGGAACTAAAACAGACTATGGTTATACTTCCGCTATCCTCGGAACAGAAGGATTGGAATCCTTCCATTCAGATCCACCTTTAACAGTGGATTTTACCTTTGATCAACCAACTGAATTGGCAAGTTTAAAACTGTATTGCCGTACTGGTATTGCCTCTGTTACCAACGGGGTTTGTCCAAACTACGCTAAGGTTTACTCCATCCAGGTTTCAGATGATGGGCAAAGTTGGAAAGATGTTGTAACAGATTACGATGCTGGCCGTGTAGAGAATTCTTTCTTGCAAACAACTGGCATTACTACAACAGAATATCCTGGGCAAATTGTTGCCAGCCGCGGTGATTCTGGACAAATTGTAGATGCGTTTGAGCATCAGCCAATTTCTGCTACCTTGTATACAGGAGAAGCAGCTGAGTCTCAATACGAAGGTGGGGAAATTGCAGTAGATAACTATTATGCATATCAACTTTCTGAGGATGAACTGTATCAGAATGGTTTTGTACAGGTGCCAGAAGGACAACCAATTTTTGAAAATGGCATTACCCTGAAAAAAGGTCAGACCATGATTGTGAATATTGGACAGAATATGACTGCGATTCCTGAAATCAGCTTCCAGTCTGTTCCAGGAGCAACTGTAAGCATGAAGTTTGCGGAAATGCTCAATGACGGCAGTTCTGTGGGAAATGGAGCTTTCCAGGCAAATGGTCCAAAAGGTTCCTTATATACCAAGAGTTTGCGTTCCGCACGCTCAGAAGCACATTATACCTTTGCCACCAATGCGATAGAAACTTATCAGACCAAGATGTCTTTCTTCGGTTACCAGTATGTCCAAATTACCGCAACGGAGGATGTAACCATTTATTCCATGCGTTCCAGAGCACTTTCTTCGGTTAGTGAACAAACTGGACATATTACAACTAATAACGAAGACGTTAACCGCCTATTCTTAAACGCTTTATATGGACAGTTGAGCAACTACTTCACCATCCCAACTGACTGCCCACAACGTGATGAAAGAAAAGGTTGGACAGGGGATGCTCAAGTATTTGCTCAAACTGGTATCTACAATTTTGATGCCGCATCTTTTATGATTGGTTATCAAGATATGCTTTCTGAACTCACAATGAAGCAAGGATATCCTGGTGCGGTTACCTCCCAATGGGAATGGTTTAACCATTGGGCTTCTGGATGGAGTGATATCCAGGTGATTTATCCATGGATACTGTATCAGCAAACAGGTGACCGTTCTATTTTAGAAACCAATTGGGAAGAAATGAACCACTATATGGATTGGTTGAAAAATAATGAAAGAGCTGCCTATCAGGCACCGGCTATCCAGAGAAATGGCTTTGGTGACTGGCTTGCATTCCAGGGAACAGGATATGAAGTAATCGCGGATTACTATTATGGTTATGTTACCCAGTTAATGGAACAAATGGCAGGTATTTTAGGAGATGCTGAAAAACAAAGCTATTATAGCGAACGTTTCGAAAATTTGAAACAAACCTTTTTAAATACTCATGTTTCTTTTAATGATGAGCCACAATTAGATCCTACTATTTTTGAACAACCAACTACAGATAATCCTGGTACTAGCAATATCATTACCAATACCTTTAATGAAACTACAGCTAAGTATGTACGGTTTACTGTTTCCAGAACAGGACCAGGTACTTCGGATGATAATGAATACCGCCTACAAATGATGGAACTCAATGTATCCAAAGATGGTGGAGAGAACTATGCTCTTGGTAAATCAGTAGAAGCTTCCAACACCTTTGATTGGGGTACTTCTTGGGGGAATGCTTATTTAACCGATGGCAACACAGAAACTGGTTATTCTTCTGTGAATAACGGTGGAAATACTCTCACTGGAAATCCAATTACAGTTACAGTTGATTTAGGTCAGGAACAAACCTTTAACCAGATTGGTATTACTTGCCGTAACTATGATAAATCCATGGAGACAGGTGTTTGTGTAAACTATCCAAAAGATTATACGATTGAAGTTTCTTCAAATGGTACCGATTGGACTACCATTGGACGTTTTGCAACCGATAACAAACCAGCAGATAAATTGGTGATTAAATCTGGAACTGGTAGCCCAGTAATGCAAAACAAAGGTGGAAAATATGAGGATAATTCCCAAACTGCATTGTTGTGGATGTTAAAATTGGGCTATTATACTGATGATGAAATGAAAAACGAAGCAATTCGTTTGCTGGTGAAGAACATTAAAAATGAAGATCCAGATCCAAGTAGCATCCGTGCCAAATATGGTGAAAATACGTTGTCGGTAGGGTTCTTAGGTTCTAATGTAATTACACCTGTTTTAACCGATATTGGATACTCTGATGTATCTTATGATTTGTTATTGAATGATTCTATGCCATCCTGGTTATTTGAAGTAAAAGCAGGAGCAACTACGATTTGGGAACGCTGGAACTCTTACGATCCTGAAAATGGATTTGGTGACCAAGAAATGAATTCATTTAACCATTTTTCTTACGGTTCTGTTGCGGAATGGATGTACCAATATATGGTGGGAATTGATTCCGATATTGAAAATCCAGGATTTAAACACATTATCCTGCAACCAACTTTGGATACTGGAGAAAAATACAATGATCAAAACAGAATTAATACTGTAAATGGGTCATACGATTCTTATTATGGTCTGATTGAATCTAACTGGACTTCTGACCAGAATCAACTGTCTACTTATCACGCAGTAATTCCAGCAAACACAACTTCTACGTTGTATTTACCAGTTTCTGCTGATAAGATGGAAGGCTTTACAGCAATTCCTGGTGTTACTTTTGTGGGAATGACAGAACATAATGGAATTGAAGTAGCACAGTTTGAATTAGTATCCGGTGGATATGATTTTGCTGTACAGAATGGAAAAGTAGTAGCTTCGATTGCGGATGGCTATGTAACAGAGGATGCTGAACCATCCGATACAGATAAAACAATCCTAGATGCAGTGATTACCTATGCGGAAAACGCAAAAGCAAGTGGAGAATATGACAATGCTATTGAAAGCGTACAGAAATCCTTTGATAAAGCGTTGAAAGAAGCAAAAACAATAGCAGCAGATCATAATGCAACTCAGGAAACAATTAACCAAGCATGGAAAACCCTCTTGAACGAAATTCACAAATTAGGCTTTGTAGCAGGGGATAAAACAACATTGGCATCCTTAATCGAAGCAGCAAACGGAATCAACACGGAACTTGACCGTTATGTAGAAACAGGCAAAGCAGAATTTACAGTAGCATTAGAAGCGGCACAGGCAGTATACCAAGATGGGGACGCTATGCAGACAGAAGTAAATGAAGCAGCGGACAACCTGTTAAAAGCAATGTTGAATCTGAGATACAAAGCAGATAAATCCATCCTGGAAGAAGTACTTGCAGAAGCCAATAAGATAGATGCGAACGCATACACAGAAGAAAGCTATGCAGTATTACAAACAGCAATAGCGGAAGCGAATGAAGTAATGGCAAATGAAAACGCAAGCCAAGAAGAAGTAAATACAGCAGTAGCAAATGTACAGGCTGCCATGGATGGCTTAGTAGCAGTAGAAGGTGGAACAACAGAAACACCATCTACAAAACCAACAGAAGAAGGAGTACAGACAGGACAGGAAACGACGACAACCAAAGCGAATGCAGCAAAAACAGGAGACTTTGCCCCAATTGCAGGTATTGCAACAATAGCAATCGCTGGTATGACATTGATCCTTTCCAGAAAGAAAAAATAG
- a CDS encoding glycosyl hydrolase encodes MKNMVKKGVAICLAALMVGSTTSVFAVDSSNSTTENSFLQEFKDPSGENRPKTRWWVPGSHMTKSEIETEIKSMSEAGFGGAEIVPVSTGGEGGDSIDWGTDQWNEMIKHMLQVAGKYDFTIDFTMTPAWPLALPTIKDLDDPNSGAQMEVDANHVDGITKENPYSGKVPVATELDAGTPVLLAVTVAKYVDKENHILDYDSAQTLNMETQVVQNSDDPTDYTVNFTPEDDGEYVLFGWWQHPSGEQKYGNYQVDHFGKAGSQAIIDYWENNLLPYYGEDFKNASALFIDSLEFTTHLDWTLGLLDDFKAYKNYDITAYLPAVYDTDSQGNYSGEPKPDFQFNKNSDALQNDYKDTLTQLYIENHLKPLSEFCEKHGVDLRYQTSYGKSLELPQTAMYVDIPETETLYGKDIIDFYRLQSGAVHMTDKEIYSIEASPEQNISIDLGSFVYNMFRGNGEEGAGNYQQTWDDQMWHVQRAFAGGVNQIVFHGHSYNGQYDGEGNENGYVAGTQWPGFEGFGANSWSNSWGDRIPSWKHAQSYTNYIARNQYILRQGESKVDLAIYAQRYFEKIDFSGAEKVYKDDELLTQSGYTYDFVSPSALSLENAVVSNGRLDESGPAYKAIILDQQETLTVDAANQLFNYAKQGFPIIIVGDAPSQDAFCENADIAGIVSKIMACDSVVQVSDTASVPQALEQLGVTPDVSYSQQDYVINVHRQTDSTDFYYLYNYGNANNYPAAKEIQPVTTEVTLQGSGIPYFLNTWTGEVTPVSQYTRNGNSVTIPVTIAGNDSIMVALTNEDWGQEHSTYVTKSNLDTEFDGQTILAKSYEAGTETVTLSNNKKVLVETEQVAAPMELSSWNLSVESWSKGDTPTDTKKTTIDVGTVDGLKPWTEISGLENVSGIGTYTTSFNLEQGWEEGIGAIISLGDVVDSYQIYVNGTQVPVSQIDTTIDIGKYLKSGENTITVEVASTLLNAVLVANPTDTRKPDEYGMMGPVVLTPYQVTEIELVDKGILNSVIAYAENAKASGEYDNAIESVQKSFDKALKEAKTIAADHNATQETINQAWKTLLNEIHKLGFVAGDKTTLASLIEAANGINTELDRYVETGKAEFTVALEAAQAVYQDGDAMQTEVNEAADNLLKAMLNLRYKADKSILEEVLAEANKIDANAYTEESYAVLQTAIAEANEVMANENASQEEVNTAVANVQAAMDGLVAVEGGTTETPSTKPTEEGVQTGQETTTTKANAAKTGDFAPIAGIATIAIAGMTLILSRKKK; translated from the coding sequence ATGAAGAATATGGTTAAAAAAGGGGTTGCTATCTGCTTAGCTGCTCTAATGGTAGGCTCTACTACTTCTGTATTTGCAGTAGATTCTTCCAATTCAACAACAGAAAATTCCTTTTTACAAGAATTTAAGGACCCATCCGGCGAAAATCGTCCAAAGACGAGATGGTGGGTTCCAGGTTCCCATATGACAAAATCAGAAATTGAAACAGAAATCAAATCCATGTCTGAAGCTGGATTTGGCGGTGCAGAAATTGTACCAGTTTCTACTGGTGGAGAAGGTGGTGATTCCATTGATTGGGGCACAGACCAATGGAATGAAATGATTAAACATATGCTCCAAGTAGCTGGAAAATATGATTTTACTATTGATTTTACTATGACCCCGGCATGGCCTTTGGCTCTACCTACTATCAAAGATTTAGACGACCCAAACTCAGGGGCGCAAATGGAAGTGGACGCTAATCATGTGGATGGTATCACCAAAGAGAATCCATACAGCGGAAAAGTCCCTGTAGCTACAGAACTAGATGCTGGAACCCCTGTTCTATTGGCTGTTACCGTAGCAAAATATGTGGATAAGGAAAATCATATTTTAGATTACGATTCCGCTCAAACATTAAATATGGAAACCCAGGTTGTTCAAAACAGTGATGATCCAACCGACTATACAGTAAACTTTACTCCAGAAGATGATGGGGAATATGTATTATTTGGCTGGTGGCAACATCCTTCTGGAGAACAGAAATATGGGAACTATCAAGTAGACCATTTTGGAAAAGCAGGTTCCCAGGCAATTATTGATTACTGGGAAAATAATCTGTTACCATACTACGGAGAAGATTTTAAAAATGCCTCTGCTTTGTTTATTGATTCCCTAGAATTTACTACTCATCTTGATTGGACCTTGGGTCTTTTAGACGATTTTAAAGCATATAAAAATTATGATATCACTGCCTATTTACCAGCAGTTTATGATACCGATTCACAGGGCAATTATAGTGGAGAACCAAAACCAGACTTCCAATTTAATAAAAATAGCGATGCCCTACAAAATGATTATAAAGATACATTAACCCAGTTGTATATTGAAAACCATCTAAAACCATTATCCGAATTCTGTGAAAAACATGGGGTAGATCTCCGTTACCAGACTTCTTATGGAAAGAGTTTGGAACTACCGCAAACAGCAATGTATGTGGATATTCCGGAAACTGAAACATTATATGGTAAAGATATTATCGACTTTTATCGTTTACAATCCGGTGCAGTACATATGACGGATAAAGAGATTTATTCGATCGAAGCTTCTCCAGAACAAAATATTTCTATTGACTTAGGAAGTTTTGTTTACAATATGTTCCGTGGAAATGGTGAAGAAGGGGCTGGCAACTACCAGCAAACCTGGGATGACCAGATGTGGCATGTTCAACGGGCATTTGCAGGTGGGGTCAACCAGATTGTATTCCACGGTCATTCCTATAACGGACAATACGATGGAGAAGGTAATGAAAATGGTTATGTAGCGGGAACTCAATGGCCTGGATTTGAAGGATTTGGTGCAAATTCTTGGTCGAATAGTTGGGGTGACCGTATTCCAAGCTGGAAACATGCACAAAGTTATACCAATTATATTGCTCGTAATCAATATATATTGCGCCAAGGCGAATCAAAAGTAGATTTAGCAATTTATGCACAAAGATATTTTGAAAAAATTGATTTTTCAGGAGCGGAAAAGGTATACAAGGACGACGAATTGTTAACTCAAAGTGGCTATACCTATGATTTTGTTAGCCCATCTGCCTTATCCCTGGAAAATGCTGTTGTTTCCAACGGACGTTTGGATGAATCAGGTCCTGCTTACAAAGCAATCATCTTAGACCAGCAGGAAACCTTAACTGTAGACGCTGCCAACCAGTTGTTCAACTACGCCAAACAGGGCTTCCCTATCATTATTGTTGGAGACGCCCCTTCTCAGGATGCTTTCTGTGAAAATGCCGATATTGCTGGTATTGTATCTAAAATCATGGCTTGTGACTCTGTCGTTCAAGTGTCCGACACTGCTTCTGTCCCACAGGCATTGGAACAGTTAGGCGTTACACCGGATGTTTCTTACAGCCAACAGGATTATGTAATCAATGTCCATCGTCAAACAGATTCTACTGATTTTTATTACCTTTATAATTATGGCAATGCGAATAACTATCCAGCCGCGAAAGAGATTCAGCCTGTTACAACTGAAGTAACCTTACAAGGTTCTGGAATACCATATTTCCTCAATACCTGGACTGGTGAAGTTACCCCTGTAAGCCAATATACCCGCAATGGTAATAGTGTTACCATCCCTGTTACGATCGCTGGAAACGATTCCATTATGGTTGCATTGACCAATGAAGATTGGGGTCAGGAACATTCTACCTATGTAACCAAATCAAACCTGGATACAGAATTTGACGGACAAACTATATTGGCAAAATCATATGAAGCTGGTACAGAAACAGTTACCTTAAGTAATAACAAGAAGGTTTTAGTCGAGACAGAACAAGTTGCTGCCCCAATGGAACTTTCCAGCTGGAACCTGTCTGTAGAAAGCTGGAGTAAAGGGGATACCCCAACAGATACCAAGAAAACAACAATTGATGTTGGTACGGTAGACGGATTAAAACCATGGACAGAAATCTCTGGTTTAGAAAATGTATCTGGAATCGGAACCTATACAACCAGCTTTAACCTGGAACAAGGCTGGGAAGAAGGCATAGGAGCTATCATCAGTTTAGGGGATGTAGTGGATTCCTATCAAATTTATGTAAATGGAACACAGGTACCAGTAAGTCAGATTGACACTACTATTGATATTGGAAAATATCTAAAATCCGGAGAGAACACCATTACAGTAGAAGTTGCTTCCACTTTATTGAATGCAGTTTTAGTAGCAAATCCAACTGATACCAGAAAACCAGATGAATATGGAATGATGGGACCAGTTGTATTAACGCCATACCAAGTAACAGAAATTGAATTAGTGGACAAAGGGATTTTAAATTCTGTCATTGCTTATGCAGAAAATGCAAAGGCAAGTGGAGAATATGACAATGCTATTGAAAGCGTACAGAAATCCTTTGATAAAGCGTTGAAAGAAGCAAAAACAATAGCAGCAGATCATAATGCAACTCAGGAAACAATTAACCAAGCATGGAAAACCCTCTTGAACGAAATTCACAAATTAGGCTTTGTAGCAGGGGATAAAACAACATTGGCATCCTTAATCGAAGCAGCAAACGGAATCAACACGGAACTTGACCGTTATGTAGAAACAGGCAAAGCAGAATTTACAGTAGCATTAGAAGCGGCACAGGCAGTATACCAAGATGGGGACGCTATGCAGACAGAAGTAAATGAAGCAGCGGACAACCTGTTAAAAGCAATGTTGAATCTGAGATACAAAGCAGATAAATCCATCCTGGAAGAAGTACTTGCAGAAGCCAATAAGATAGATGCGAACGCATACACAGAAGAAAGCTATGCAGTATTACAAACAGCAATAGCGGAAGCGAATGAAGTAATGGCAAATGAAAACGCAAGCCAAGAAGAAGTAAATACAGCAGTAGCAAATGTACAGGCTGCCATGGATGGCTTAGTAGCAGTAGAAGGTGGAACAACAGAAACACCATCTACAAAACCAACAGAAGAAGGAGTACAGACAGGACAGGAAACGACGACAACCAAAGCGAATGCAGCAAAAACAGGAGACTTTGCCCCAATTGCAGGTATTGCAACAATAGCAATCGCTGGTATGACATTGATCCTTTCCAGAAAGAAAAAATAG